A window of Ruminiclostridium herbifermentans genomic DNA:
TAAGTTCGTTGAACTCTTCTTTTAAATTCTCAAGCATATTAACAACCGTAAGTCTTTTGAATCTATGCAGCATTTCTGCACTAGGAACATTCTCATAAACATTATCACGACTTACAACAAAGCTATCGCCCCTAGAAGGGATTATACACTTAATGCCATACTTTTCAGTAATAGTTTGTGCAAATACTGGCATCGTTTCCTTTTCACCATGTACAATAAAGATTCTTTTAGGCTTATGTGCAAAGCTTCCGATCCAATCAAGCAGACCTTTTTTATCAGCATGTCCAGAGAACCCATCTATTACTTCAATCCTGGCATTTACGGATATTTCTTCTCCAAATATTTTAACCTTTGGAGTACCGTCTATAATTCTTCTTCCAAGTGAACCTTCTGCTTGATAACCAACAAATAAAATAGTACTGTTCTTTCTCCAAAGATTGTGCTTTAAATGATGCTTTATTCTACCTGCATCACACATTCCACTTGCTGAAATAATAATTATACTGTCATTTCTTTCGTTAAGCTTCCTAGATTCCTCAGGAGACTGTGTAAATTTAAGTGTGGGAAAATCCAAAGGATTATCTCCATTAGCTATGTACTCTTTTGCTTCTTCATCAAAACAATCAAGATTATTTCTAAATATCTCTGTTGCAGAAGTAGCTAGAGGACTATCAACAAAAACCGGCAAATCTAATATTTTATTAACCTTGTCACTGTAAACATCCATGTACTTATTTAATTCATATATGATTTCCTGAGTCCTGCCTACTGCAAAAGAAGGTATTACCACATTCCCTCCAGCTGCAACTGTTTCTGTTATTATATTTATAAACTCTTCTATTCTTTCAGGCCCTTTACTATGAGTGTGAAGTCTATCACCATAAGTGGACTCAACCACCAAATAGTCTGCATCGCTAATCAAAGTAGGATCTTTAAGAATAGGCATATCTTTATTTCCTAAATCACCACTAAATACAATCTTAGTATCATTTCCATTTTCATTTATCCAGATTTCTATAATTGCTGAACCAAGTATATGCCCTGCATCATTAAATCTTACTCGAATATCATCATTGATTCTTAAAACTTCACCGTATTGTACACCTCTAAATAGTGCTAGACATTCTGTAGCTTCTTTTACTGTATAAATGGGCTTAACAGAAGATTTTCCAGCTCTTTGTCTCTTTCTGTTTGTCCATTCATTTTCTATCTCTTGAATGTGTCCACTGTCAGGAAGCATTATCCCACAAAGCTCAACAGTTGCTTTTGTGGCATATATAGTGCCCTTGAAACCGTCCTTATAAAGTTTTGGAATTCTGCCACTATGATCAATATGCGCATGTGATAATAGCATAAAATCTAATTCTTCTGGATTAAATGAGAATGGTTCATTGTTTAGTATAGCTTCATTTTTACTTCCCTGAAACATACCGCAATCAATCAAAAATTTTGTTTCCTTTGTTTCAACTAAATAGCATGAGCCTGTTACCGTTTCTGCTGCTCCTAAAAAAGTAATATTCATAACAGCACCTCATTTCGAAAATTTTTTTATAATGCCTAGATTCAAAATAAAATTTTTCGGTATAAAATTATATAAAATTATATAAAAATTTTATTTCATAAGAGGCGTTTTAAAGAAGCTGGATATTCTAACTGCCAAACCACTTATAGCAGCAAGAAGCAATTTTTGCCTCTTTATAAAATTTAATGTCTAAATATAATCTTACTAAACACATAATTCTACTTTTAGGTTATAAATTCCTCTAATTCTGTTAACTTATATTTAAAGCACATATGAATTCAAGCTTATCAGTTATTTGATGACCAAATATTGAGTAGATTAACTCGTTATGCTATTTACTATAACTGAACTTTCGATAAAATACTTATTGTTAACTGATACGCGAGTCAACTAAGATAATTGGGCTACTTGGATAAATATATTTGATTGAATTTTAAGTGAAGAACAGTTGATTCTACTAGGGTCAGTTGTGAAACAAGAAATAATGTGTATCAATAATATAATGCTTAAATATTACTCCCGCGCAATATATATCTATTGCTTGCTCACGAAATTGATGCTGAAATAATTGCGATGAAGAACAAGCACTTCTGCCGACCGTATAATACTCGATCTCCTTGTCTCGGGTCAATACTCACTGCTAAATC
This region includes:
- a CDS encoding MBL fold metallo-hydrolase RNA specificity domain-containing protein — encoded protein: MNITFLGAAETVTGSCYLVETKETKFLIDCGMFQGSKNEAILNNEPFSFNPEELDFMLLSHAHIDHSGRIPKLYKDGFKGTIYATKATVELCGIMLPDSGHIQEIENEWTNRKRQRAGKSSVKPIYTVKEATECLALFRGVQYGEVLRINDDIRVRFNDAGHILGSAIIEIWINENGNDTKIVFSGDLGNKDMPILKDPTLISDADYLVVESTYGDRLHTHSKGPERIEEFINIITETVAAGGNVVIPSFAVGRTQEIIYELNKYMDVYSDKVNKILDLPVFVDSPLATSATEIFRNNLDCFDEEAKEYIANGDNPLDFPTLKFTQSPEESRKLNERNDSIIIISASGMCDAGRIKHHLKHNLWRKNSTILFVGYQAEGSLGRRIIDGTPKVKIFGEEISVNARIEVIDGFSGHADKKGLLDWIGSFAHKPKRIFIVHGEKETMPVFAQTITEKYGIKCIIPSRGDSFVVSRDNVYENVPSAEMLHRFKRLTVVNMLENLKEEFNELTLILKNDLKQEKSDVEIDEVAAKLKLIEKAFVEALK